The window CCTCCTGCTTGGCTTCATTGGCATCCGGCACGCTGGCAGCGTcgctgttcttttccttctcctcttcgGCTGGGTTGGGCTTCGGCTCCTCCTTGGGGGCCTCTTCGTTGtctgtcttcttctctgcttcctgcccCTCCATCTCCTTGGTGCGCTTGGGGGAGTCCTAGGCAGGGAGAGATAGGCTCAGCCCAGCCCTAGTGCCCCCTGaccatgtccccatccccttccTACCTCCAAAAcatcttctgctttcctcttgaTCCCGGCTTTCTCATTCTTCTCCTTGGATTGCTCGTCGATCACTAGCTTCCCCTCCTCATCGCTGCTGCCCTCTGCGTTGCCCTTCTTCTCCCCATCACCCTCTGGCTCCTGCTCTGGCTCAGCGTCCTCAGGGCAGGTCTTCTTCTGAGTAGGCTGGGAGGAGACATGGGGGACTTAGGAGGGGGACAACAGGGCAAccagggagcagggcaggaggtggcCACAGGGGGATGTCGCCCACCTGGTACCCGGAGGCTTTGACAGTTGGGTTGTGCTCGATCTCCCACAAGCCTTCGCTGAACCCTTTCCTTTTGTTGGGTTTCCCAAACTTCTCCTTGCATTCTTCATAGGGGAAGAGGTCTTTGGGCCCCAGGAATGCCCTGCTCAGGGGGAAGCAATGAGTAACAGCCGCTGTGGAGGGTCTCATTGGCAACATGGCCTCTGCAGAGACCCAGACCACAGAGAGTGGGTCCCATCtatgaccccactgaccccatctCCCACATGCACCACAGCCCCACTCACGTTTCATGGGTCCCAAAGAAGAAGACTTGGTATTTGTTGGAGGAAGATTTTACTGCAGCTTCTGGCATCTCGTCAATCTGTACGACATGGAGAAATGGGTGAGGGCTGAGGAGGGCACAGTGATAGGACATCGCCCACTGGTTAGAACATGGGTGTCTGGGCCATCGTGTGCCACCTCTTAGCCTTATTCCTCAGGAATTCACCCACCAGCCAGCAGCACGGGGGGCAAAACCAGCAGATAACACAAGGGTTATGGCAACCCTGGGCTGGACAGGCACCCCAGTACACCTGGATCCAGCCAGGGCATCGCAGCCTGATGCGAAGCTGCATCCCTGTGGCAGCACTGTGGGCACCCGAGGGGACAGCGAGAAGCGTTCGCCGTAAGCTCTTGTCTAGACTGGCTCAGACACATTTAGCTCAGCAAAATCGTGGCTGCACGCAGGAAGAACAGCTCCAACCCAGCCCTTGTGGCAGCGGCCAAAACACCCCAGCTTGCCTGGAGCTCTGTGAGCCCCCAACTCGGCGAGCAGCCAGCACGGCCCCGCCGGCAGGTGCCAATTCACCAAGCGTGAATATTCCCAGCGCACCACGCGGGAGCACAGCACAAAGTGGCTCTGGCAGCTTTTTATAGAGTCTAAAAATAACCCCGGCTTGAGCCAGCACGAGCGCAGCCATAAATTCCCAAGGAAGCCTCAAAGGGAggtggaaggagagaaggagggtTGGGGGTCTTGAAGTGGAGAAGGGTGGCAGGGTGAGATCGCTGGCTCTAGTGCTGCATACTGCTGCCAGCGTGCTGCTGACTCATGGCACGACCTTTGCCAAACATCAGTGCTGagcctcagtttccccaggtGCCATGCTGGTGTGGGGCTCCCACAGGGCTGccagttgggtttttttgttccctttctccTGGCACATCTCAGATGTGGTCCTGGAGCAACCTGCAGCACTCGATGCCAGAGCTGGCAGAGGGGGTTCTGCTGGAAATATCCTGAGAAGCCCAAGAGCTGAGGCACAGGACTGCACCAGGTGACaatgctggcacagctctgggctggggGTGGCCAGGAGGGATGGGATGTCTCCatccagcacccccagccccaagGACACATCCCATGTGTGAAAGCACTCTGAGGGTTGCATTACACCTAGGTCCATTTTACAAACACAGCAGAGGAACTGGGGCAGGGATGGAGTGAGCAGCTCCTGACAGTGCAGAGCTTGGCCTCACACCATGGTGCTGGACCCCCGCCTGCAGCGCTGATGGAACAGAGGAGAAAATCTGATTCAGAGGGCAGCTGGCCAGCCTGCCCAGCCCCACGCTGAGGGACACTCAGCCACACATCATGTTTCCACAGGTCTCTCCTCAGCCGTGGCACGAAAGGCCCCATCAGCCCCAAGGGGAGCAGGTCCAGGTGAGGACACACTATTTCCCCGCTCCTGTGGGAATATCCCAGCTGTGCCACCCCAATGGCTTCACCTTTTCCCATTCAAAAGGGCCCTTTACAGGTTTACTTCACCCTGCTGAGGATAACATGATGCAGATACGGCTCTGGCGCGGCCACAGCGCCTTGCAAGTGGGCCCAGATATTCTTAAAACCTCCATCCCTGAGGAGAGGCTGTGCTTGTGGTGCTGCACATGGTGGCTCAGCCCCCAGTGTTCGCCCTGTGGGACATcccccagcagggacagggaccCTATTGTCCCAGAGCCCTCTGGCGCACGGTGCCACATCCCTGTACCAGGATCCGTCCTTGGCCAAGGTCGTGGCTGGGCAAAGAAGCACAatgcagcccatggcagggaccCCATGGACTTCTGGTAACTGTGTGGGTAACCAGAAAGGGCGCGGACTCACTTCGTGGGTGGAACCCAACGGGTGGCAGCCTCTTATCTGCCTTTTTTCACCCAACCCTCCCAGAACATCTCTACTCACAGCAGCGGGTGGGGAAGAAGCAGGGGCAGGGAGATAAGGGGATGTAGTCAAGATAGCTAGACTGGATGCCAACAGCACAGGCGGGTGCTGGGGCTGTTGGGAAACCCTTCAGCATTTGGAGCCCACATGGTGCTCGGCCATAGCATCGATGTCTGTTTGTCCATCCCGGTCCTCACTGGGCCAGGATGGGGTGCTATGGTGTCACTGGCCTGTTCTTTGCACATGGACACAGGGGGGGCCCAAAACGAGGGGGTGGGACAGGAGGGACAGCTCTGGAGAACAGCTGGGGCAGGACAAGCACGTACCCTGCACGGACTCTGCACTCGACCTTGGCACCTGGACTTTGCAACCAGTGCCCAGAGCCTGGGACAACACATGCAGAAACCCGGCAGACGTTGgtttctgcctcagtttccccagtgATGGAAACAGGATTGTGACTAAGGTGGGGAAGGGGGGATTAATCAGTCAAGCCCACAGGGAGGCAGTTTTCATGCATCCCATGTCCTAAgggaagctgctgcagctcagtggcACGATGCCAGGCACAGGTTTCTCTTGTCCccctggggcagccccagctcctgctgccagcgCAGGAGGGCCTCATCCAAGCACACGCAGCCCCCATCCTCCCAGCTGTTGTGGAGTGATGGGGAGCAGGGGCCTGGGGCAGCATCCAACCCGAGCAACTGACAGTAATGGGCTGTGAGCAAGAGGGGTGCCCTATTAGGACCCTGTAGGGACAGCATAAAGGTGGGCCATATTTGTCCTCACTGCTGGTGTCATCTCCCAGCTGTTGTACTTCAGCTTTCCCTCCAAATGCAGCCTCTCTATAGAGGCCACACTGAGAGTTTCTGTATACGGGTGTCAATGGAACACGCTCGGTGCTCACAGCACTTATATTTCAGGGGGCAGCCCCCATAGCATGCGCCAGGAAAACAGCCCCAGcacctctcccttccccagggaggggaaggagctgcCACCTCCCGGCCACACCTGCTTCATATTCCGGGAGCcggaaaacaaaaaaccccagcGAGTGGCTGGAGGGGACGGGAGCGTCCCCATTAGTCACGGCTCTGTTCATACTGCCAGGGCAAGTGATGGGGTCAGGGAGGGCGGGCAGTTTGGTCCCGCAGTGGGGCCGGTGTGGGCCCAAGGACCAGGCCGAGCGTGGCCATGGAGGCTGAAACCCAAGCGACCGCCCCGGCCTGTGCTAATTTGGGCTGCAGGAGTCTGGCCTGGTGTGAGGCCGCAGAAAGGCCTTGGCTTGGTGGTGTGTGCTCCAGGCCCTGTGTGATGTCCTCACAGACCCCCATGGTCCTCCCCCCTATAGGGTTGGAGCAGACAGAGGGCCCCTGCAGGCTGCCCCTCCTCCCCATGGCCgctttggctgtgtgctgccaggCCGCTGCCCGAGTGAgtgcctctccctgcagcctggccaACAAAACCACCATAAACCGACCCAAAGTtggctgggggggtggggggggggaacccacGCCGTTCTGAGCCCCACAACAACGAGCCAGGGCCTggagggggcggaggggggCAGCAAGGAAGCGGTGCTGGGGGCCCAGGGGCTGAATCCAGGCCTGGGGgggaaaatggagaagaaacGCTATGGGGTGGGCTCCCCTCGGTGCTGCCTCTCCAAATAAAGGGGCAGAGTGGTaccgggggaggggggggggaagcccACATGTGAAACTTCGGCCGCCCCCCCTCCAAAAGGCCCCGGGGTCACGCAAcgtggaggtgggggggggggcacgtgGAGAACCTCCGCACACACCTGcggccgtgggggggggggggggttggctGCTCCCGAGAGGAACGAGGGGAGAAATCAAACAGAAGGGGAGATGGAACGGAATCGGGCAGAACGCGGGGACAGGATCGAATGGAACGAAACAGGGTCAGGCAAaatggaaggggggggggggggggggagggggtaacaacaaaaggaataaaacggaatggaatgaaatgaaatgaaataagtaATATCACGCAGCGCCCCCCCCGCCATTCCCCTCCCCGCCCTCACTTACCCGGGCGGGCCAGTGGGGGTAGCCCTTCATCTTGGCGAAGACGAGGTCCCCGCACTTGTACTCCTTCTGCCGGTGGGAGCGGGACATGGTGGCGGCTGCGGGCCGCGGGGGGGGCCCGGCGTGAAGTTTGGGAGCGGGAACGCGgcgggaggaaaaaaaaaaaaccacacacacacacaaaaaaaaggggggggggggggggggggtcagagagagagagggagggagggagggagagagagagcagcGCGCGGAGGGAGGTGcgggcggcccccaccgcggtgcggggggggggggggggggcggccgcggCCCCGGCCCGATCTGGGAGCGGCGCGGTACGGCGGCCCCGGCTCCGTGCGGTTGTTTGGGTTTGAATTCAATCGcgcccttccccccccacccccgcatccccccccccccccccccccccgcgcagCAGGGCGGTGGATGCGCTCGGCGCTCGGCCTGGCGCGCGCTGGGCTGCGCATGCGCGGAGGTGAGGCGCTACCACCCGTGGCCCagtgcggggggggggtggtggaAGGATTGGCGCGTGGGCGACGGGAAcacaaa of the Gallus gallus isolate bGalGal1 chromosome 25, bGalGal1.mat.broiler.GRCg7b, whole genome shotgun sequence genome contains:
- the HDGF gene encoding hepatoma-derived growth factor; this encodes MSRSHRQKEYKCGDLVFAKMKGYPHWPARIDEMPEAAVKSSSNKYQVFFFGTHETAFLGPKDLFPYEECKEKFGKPNKRKGFSEGLWEIEHNPTVKASGYQPTQKKTCPEDAEPEQEPEGDGEKKGNAEGSSDEEGKLVIDEQSKEKNEKAGIKRKAEDVLEDSPKRTKEMEGQEAEKKTDNEEAPKEEPKPNPAEEEKEKNSDAASVPDANEAKQEGKDKAEEVRDHKESL